The following coding sequences are from one Brienomyrus brachyistius isolate T26 chromosome 2, BBRACH_0.4, whole genome shotgun sequence window:
- the LOC125717126 gene encoding uncharacterized protein LOC125717126 isoform X14 gives MPPRISPLKDAIHYVVSKTDKTWKLDVKYINAEKGRGIFAKGLICKGDFVVEYRGEMINNAESQRRRKLYHPSCTAFMFAFKWRGKMYCIDASKEDGSFGRLVNDDHRHPNCRMKKIDVNGNPHLCLFALNDINEGEEISYDYGGDDCPWRKQTTSITANAMGPDDSRPSLLSKTPIYDATEPNNTPQQILSFANAMGPDDSRPSLLSKTPIYDATGPNNTPQQILSFANAMGPDDSRPSLLSKTPIYDATGPNNTPQQILSFANAMGPDDSRPSLLSKTPIYDATGPNNTPQQTTSITANAMGSDDSRPSLLSKTPIYDATEPNNTPQQIANEDEVFVPRLRRTKSIEMKDAVPDNSDELYDSTSGSNDDYIPDTTCESDSGSEYSFKQNLRTKNQSFDLLDVSGSVSSQVCDSTTPDKMTYDDHNLASEVTGAEEEPSSSQNVNDIMVVKALKKRGGNRIYNKKHYCLYCSKPYSKIARHLEGAHENKPDVAKALSFPKGSKERKKQLDYIRNRGNYAHNAAVMESGKGELVPFRRPHKEVQGKEFMHCAYCQGLFTRKVLWRHMHNCKLKPGSVTSKPGKNRVQSMCTYTGPVPSHVSKQLWGVIGAMNPDPVTDIIKNDQVIIALGQHLLNKGGPSRKNQQYVREKMREIGRLIYNASKVTTLKKLEDFINPKNYMDTVKAVKFTCGYDSETNKFLIPSLANKLGNALVKVSKLLKAQGLISNNKELVENASKSLDVHQQKWNEMISATALRNISEAKWNVPTLMPFTEDVQKMHAYLNEMQDNWYKSLYENPSVKAWIELTKVCMTQIILFNRRREGEVASMPLSAFLSRDTSDPHQDVDWALSEVERKLYRHFTRIVTRGKRGRPVPILLTPKMLCALELLAKQRGAYGVLKDNQYMFARPEAITHFRDSDCIRGFAKVCGAKCPESLTSTRLRKHAATLSTVLNMTDTEMDQLATFLGHDIRIHREFYRLPEKTLQLAKISKVLMALEQGRLAEFHGKNLDEIQIDPDEKVLDSDEEDFQEKCQADSSIIDEPSAEEILPPTERNEMPPPPSKRHKPLPLDDTSPSVVSTVRPSSKGKVTQKKRPWQQTEVQAVERHMNRFIISGIVPAKSDCERCLRAEPEALKQRNWENLKFYVYNRITAYKREIQRK, from the exons ATGCCACCACGAATCAGCCCACTTAAGGATGCCATTCATTACGTTGTTTCAAAGACTGACAAAACATGGAAATTAGATGTGAAGTACATCAATGCAGAGAAAG GCCGTGGTATATTTGCAAAGGGTTTGATTtgcaaaggagattttgttgtTGAATATAGGGGAGAAATGATAAATAATGCGGAATCCCAGAGAAGAAGAAAACTTTACCACCCATCATGTACTGCATTTATGTTTGCGTTCAAGTGGAGAGGGAAAATGTATTG TATTGATGCCTCTAAAGAAGATGGATCCTTTGGGCGGCTAGTTAATGATGACCACAGGCATCCAAACTGTAGGATGAAAAAAATTGATGTGAATGGAAACCCGCACCTTTGTCTGTTTGCACTAAATGACATtaatgaaggagaagagatttccTATGACTATGGAGGTGACGACTGCCCATGGAGAAAACAA ACGACCAGCATTACAGCTAATGCCATGGGGCCGGACGACTCTCGACCTTCCCTCCTCTCAAAGACTCCGATATATGATGCTACTGAACCAAACAACACACCTCAACAG attttgtcttttgctaatgccatggggccggacgactctcgaccttccctcctctcaaagactccgatatatgatgctactggaccaaacaacacacctcaacag attttgtcttttgctaatgccatggggccggacgactctcgaccttccctcctctcaaagactccgatatatgatgctactggaccaaacaacacacctcaacag attttgtcttttgctaatgccatggggccggacgactctcgaccttccctcctctcaaagactccgatatatgatgctactggaccaaacaacacacctcaacag ACGACCAGCATTACAGCTAATGCCATGGGGTCGGACGACTCTCGACCTTCCCTCCTCTCAAAGACTCCGATATATGATGCTACTGAACCAAACAACACACCTCAACAG ATTGCCAATGAAgatgaggtttttgtaccaagaCTCAGACGGACTAAAAGTATTGAA aTGAAAGACGCTGTTCCTGACAATTCTGATGAACTTTATGATTCCACATCAGGGAGTAATGATGATTATATTCCAGATACCACTTGTGAAAGTGACAGTGGAAGTGAATACAGCTTTAAACAAAACCTAAGGACCAAGAATCAGTCTTTTGATTTGCTTGATGTCTCTGGTTCAGTGAGTTCCCAAGTCTGTGACTCGACAACCCCAGACAAAATGACTTATGATGACCACAACCTTGCATCTGAAGTCACTGGAGCAGAAGAAGAACCCTCTTCAAGTCAGAATGTAAATGACATCATGGTTGTTAaggcattaaaaaaaagagGAGGGAATAGAATTTACAACAAGAAACACTATTGCTTGTATTGCTCTAAACCATATTCTAAGATCGCAAGGCATCTAGAAGGTGCACATGAAAATAAACCTGATGTAGCTAAAGCTCTAAGCTTTCCAAAGGGTTCCAAGGAGAGGAAAAAACAGCTAGATTATATTCGTAACAGAGGAAATTATGCTCACAATGCTGCTGTAATGGAGTCAGGAAAGGGGGAACTAGTGCCATTTAGGCGACCTCATAAAGAAGTGCAGGGAAAGGAATTCATGCACTGTGCATATTGTCAAGGTCTTTTTACAAGAAAGGTTCTTTGGCGGCATATGCATAATTGTAAACTTAAACCCGGATCAGTCACCTCCAAACCAGGAAAGAACCGTGTTCAGTCCATGTGTACATACACAGGGCCTGTGCCTTCACACGTAAGTAAACAACTGTGGGGAGTAATCGGTGCCATGAATCCTGACCCAGTCACAGATATAATCAAAAATGACCAAGTCATTATTGCTCTTGGACAGCACTTGTTAAACAAAGGTGGACCATCACGCAAGAATCAACAGTATGTTCGAGAGAAGATGAGAGAAATCGGAAGGCTGATTTACAATGCCAGCAAAGTGACCACCTTAAAAAAATTGGAAGATTTCATAAATCCAAAGAACTACATGGACACTGTCAAAGCTGTCAAGTTTACATGTGGGTATGACAGTGAAACAAACAAGTTCTTAATTCCATCACTGGCAAACAAACTTGGAAATGCCTTGGTTAAAGTAAGTAAACTTTTAAAAGCTCAGGGTTTAATCTCAAACAACAAAGAGCTTGTTGAGAATGCCAGTAAGTCTCTAGATGTCCATCAGCAAAAGTGGAATGAGATGATCTCAGCTACTGCATTGAGGAACATCAGTGAAGCAAAGTGGAATGTGCCCACTCTCATGCCCTTTACTGAAGATGTCCAAAAAATGCATGCATATCTCAATGAAATGCAGGATAACTGGTACAAATCGCTCTATGAAAATCCCTCTGTAAAAGCCTGGATTGAGCTTACAAAGGTGTGTATGACCCAGATCATTCTCTTTAACCGGCGCAGGGAAGGAGAGGTGGCAAGCATGCCCTTATCTGCATTTTTATCGAGAGACACCTCTGATCCACATCAGGATGTGGACTGGGCTCTGTCTGAAGTGGAAAGAAAACTTTACAGACACTTTACACGGATTGTCACCAGGGGGAAACGTGGTCGCCCAGTTCCAATTCTATTGACTCCAAAAATGCTGTGTGCATTAGAACTCCTTGCTAAGCAGAGAGGGGCCTATGGGGTACTAAAGGACAATCAGTATATGTTTGCGAGACCAGAAGCTATCACACATTTCCGAGATTCTGATTGCATCCGTGGATTTGCCAAGGTGTGTGGTGCAAAATGTCCTGAATCACTGACATCTACCAGACTGCGAAAGCATGCTGCAACCCTTTCAACTGTGCTGAacatgacagacacagagatggACCAGCTGGCCACCTTTCTTGGACATGACATTAGAATCCATCGTGAGTTCTATCGACTCCCTGAGAAAACCCTGCAACTTGCAAAGATCAGCAAAGTTCTAATGGCACTCGAGCAGGGAAGATTAGCTGAGTTTCATGgcaagaacttggatgaaattCAGATAGATCCAGATG AAAAAGTTCTGGACAGTGATGAGGAAGACTTCCAGGAGAAATGTCAGGCAGATTCATCAATTATAGATG AACCATCAGCAGAGGAGATACTTCCTCCTACCGAAAGGAATGAAATGCCGCCACCACCGTCCAAGAGACATAAACCACTACCATTAGATGATACATCACCGTCAGTAGTCAGTACTGTGAGGCCTTCATCCAAAG GTAAAGTGACCCAAAAGAAGAGACCCTGGCAGCAGACAGAGGTGCAGGCAGTGGAGAGGCACATGAATCGGTTCATCATATCTGGTATTGTGCCAGCAAAGAGCGATTGCGAGAGGTGTTTAAGAGCGGAACCAGAAGCTCTTAAGCAAAGAAACTGGGAGAACTTGAAATTCTATGTGTATAATCGCATCACGGCCTACAAAAGGGAAATTCAACGTAAATAG
- the LOC125717126 gene encoding uncharacterized protein LOC125717126 isoform X18 — protein sequence MPPRISPLKDAIHYVVSKTDKTWKLDVKYINAEKGRGIFAKGLICKGDFVVEYRGEMINNAESQRRRKLYHPSCTAFMFAFKWRGKMYCIDASKEDGSFGRLVNDDHRHPNCRMKKIDVNGNPHLCLFALNDINEGEEISYDYGGDDCPWRKQTTSITANAMGPDDSRPSLLSKTPIYDATEPNNTPQQILSFANAMGPDDSRPSLLSKTPIYDATGPNNTPQQTTSITANAMGSDDSRPSLLSKTPIYDATEPNNTPQQIANEDEVFVPRLRRTKSIEMKDAVPDNSDELYDSTSGSNDDYIPDTTCESDSGSEYSFKQNLRTKNQSFDLLDVSGSVSSQVCDSTTPDKMTYDDHNLASEVTGAEEEPSSSQNVNDIMVVKALKKRGGNRIYNKKHYCLYCSKPYSKIARHLEGAHENKPDVAKALSFPKGSKERKKQLDYIRNRGNYAHNAAVMESGKGELVPFRRPHKEVQGKEFMHCAYCQGLFTRKVLWRHMHNCKLKPGSVTSKPGKNRVQSMCTYTGPVPSHVSKQLWGVIGAMNPDPVTDIIKNDQVIIALGQHLLNKGGPSRKNQQYVREKMREIGRLIYNASKVTTLKKLEDFINPKNYMDTVKAVKFTCGYDSETNKFLIPSLANKLGNALVKVSKLLKAQGLISNNKELVENASKSLDVHQQKWNEMISATALRNISEAKWNVPTLMPFTEDVQKMHAYLNEMQDNWYKSLYENPSVKAWIELTKVCMTQIILFNRRREGEVASMPLSAFLSRDTSDPHQDVDWALSEVERKLYRHFTRIVTRGKRGRPVPILLTPKMLCALELLAKQRGAYGVLKDNQYMFARPEAITHFRDSDCIRGFAKVCGAKCPESLTSTRLRKHAATLSTVLNMTDTEMDQLATFLGHDIRIHREFYRLPEKTLQLAKISKVLMALEQGRLAEFHGKNLDEIQIDPDEKVLDSDEEDFQEKCQADSSIIDEPSAEEILPPTERNEMPPPPSKRHKPLPLDDTSPSVVSTVRPSSKGKVTQKKRPWQQTEVQAVERHMNRFIISGIVPAKSDCERCLRAEPEALKQRNWENLKFYVYNRITAYKREIQRK from the exons ATGCCACCACGAATCAGCCCACTTAAGGATGCCATTCATTACGTTGTTTCAAAGACTGACAAAACATGGAAATTAGATGTGAAGTACATCAATGCAGAGAAAG GCCGTGGTATATTTGCAAAGGGTTTGATTtgcaaaggagattttgttgtTGAATATAGGGGAGAAATGATAAATAATGCGGAATCCCAGAGAAGAAGAAAACTTTACCACCCATCATGTACTGCATTTATGTTTGCGTTCAAGTGGAGAGGGAAAATGTATTG TATTGATGCCTCTAAAGAAGATGGATCCTTTGGGCGGCTAGTTAATGATGACCACAGGCATCCAAACTGTAGGATGAAAAAAATTGATGTGAATGGAAACCCGCACCTTTGTCTGTTTGCACTAAATGACATtaatgaaggagaagagatttccTATGACTATGGAGGTGACGACTGCCCATGGAGAAAACAA ACGACCAGCATTACAGCTAATGCCATGGGGCCGGACGACTCTCGACCTTCCCTCCTCTCAAAGACTCCGATATATGATGCTACTGAACCAAACAACACACCTCAACAG attttgtcttttgctaatgccatggggccggacgactctcgaccttccctcctctcaaagactccgatatatgatgctactggaccaaacaacacacctcaacag ACGACCAGCATTACAGCTAATGCCATGGGGTCGGACGACTCTCGACCTTCCCTCCTCTCAAAGACTCCGATATATGATGCTACTGAACCAAACAACACACCTCAACAG ATTGCCAATGAAgatgaggtttttgtaccaagaCTCAGACGGACTAAAAGTATTGAA aTGAAAGACGCTGTTCCTGACAATTCTGATGAACTTTATGATTCCACATCAGGGAGTAATGATGATTATATTCCAGATACCACTTGTGAAAGTGACAGTGGAAGTGAATACAGCTTTAAACAAAACCTAAGGACCAAGAATCAGTCTTTTGATTTGCTTGATGTCTCTGGTTCAGTGAGTTCCCAAGTCTGTGACTCGACAACCCCAGACAAAATGACTTATGATGACCACAACCTTGCATCTGAAGTCACTGGAGCAGAAGAAGAACCCTCTTCAAGTCAGAATGTAAATGACATCATGGTTGTTAaggcattaaaaaaaagagGAGGGAATAGAATTTACAACAAGAAACACTATTGCTTGTATTGCTCTAAACCATATTCTAAGATCGCAAGGCATCTAGAAGGTGCACATGAAAATAAACCTGATGTAGCTAAAGCTCTAAGCTTTCCAAAGGGTTCCAAGGAGAGGAAAAAACAGCTAGATTATATTCGTAACAGAGGAAATTATGCTCACAATGCTGCTGTAATGGAGTCAGGAAAGGGGGAACTAGTGCCATTTAGGCGACCTCATAAAGAAGTGCAGGGAAAGGAATTCATGCACTGTGCATATTGTCAAGGTCTTTTTACAAGAAAGGTTCTTTGGCGGCATATGCATAATTGTAAACTTAAACCCGGATCAGTCACCTCCAAACCAGGAAAGAACCGTGTTCAGTCCATGTGTACATACACAGGGCCTGTGCCTTCACACGTAAGTAAACAACTGTGGGGAGTAATCGGTGCCATGAATCCTGACCCAGTCACAGATATAATCAAAAATGACCAAGTCATTATTGCTCTTGGACAGCACTTGTTAAACAAAGGTGGACCATCACGCAAGAATCAACAGTATGTTCGAGAGAAGATGAGAGAAATCGGAAGGCTGATTTACAATGCCAGCAAAGTGACCACCTTAAAAAAATTGGAAGATTTCATAAATCCAAAGAACTACATGGACACTGTCAAAGCTGTCAAGTTTACATGTGGGTATGACAGTGAAACAAACAAGTTCTTAATTCCATCACTGGCAAACAAACTTGGAAATGCCTTGGTTAAAGTAAGTAAACTTTTAAAAGCTCAGGGTTTAATCTCAAACAACAAAGAGCTTGTTGAGAATGCCAGTAAGTCTCTAGATGTCCATCAGCAAAAGTGGAATGAGATGATCTCAGCTACTGCATTGAGGAACATCAGTGAAGCAAAGTGGAATGTGCCCACTCTCATGCCCTTTACTGAAGATGTCCAAAAAATGCATGCATATCTCAATGAAATGCAGGATAACTGGTACAAATCGCTCTATGAAAATCCCTCTGTAAAAGCCTGGATTGAGCTTACAAAGGTGTGTATGACCCAGATCATTCTCTTTAACCGGCGCAGGGAAGGAGAGGTGGCAAGCATGCCCTTATCTGCATTTTTATCGAGAGACACCTCTGATCCACATCAGGATGTGGACTGGGCTCTGTCTGAAGTGGAAAGAAAACTTTACAGACACTTTACACGGATTGTCACCAGGGGGAAACGTGGTCGCCCAGTTCCAATTCTATTGACTCCAAAAATGCTGTGTGCATTAGAACTCCTTGCTAAGCAGAGAGGGGCCTATGGGGTACTAAAGGACAATCAGTATATGTTTGCGAGACCAGAAGCTATCACACATTTCCGAGATTCTGATTGCATCCGTGGATTTGCCAAGGTGTGTGGTGCAAAATGTCCTGAATCACTGACATCTACCAGACTGCGAAAGCATGCTGCAACCCTTTCAACTGTGCTGAacatgacagacacagagatggACCAGCTGGCCACCTTTCTTGGACATGACATTAGAATCCATCGTGAGTTCTATCGACTCCCTGAGAAAACCCTGCAACTTGCAAAGATCAGCAAAGTTCTAATGGCACTCGAGCAGGGAAGATTAGCTGAGTTTCATGgcaagaacttggatgaaattCAGATAGATCCAGATG AAAAAGTTCTGGACAGTGATGAGGAAGACTTCCAGGAGAAATGTCAGGCAGATTCATCAATTATAGATG AACCATCAGCAGAGGAGATACTTCCTCCTACCGAAAGGAATGAAATGCCGCCACCACCGTCCAAGAGACATAAACCACTACCATTAGATGATACATCACCGTCAGTAGTCAGTACTGTGAGGCCTTCATCCAAAG GTAAAGTGACCCAAAAGAAGAGACCCTGGCAGCAGACAGAGGTGCAGGCAGTGGAGAGGCACATGAATCGGTTCATCATATCTGGTATTGTGCCAGCAAAGAGCGATTGCGAGAGGTGTTTAAGAGCGGAACCAGAAGCTCTTAAGCAAAGAAACTGGGAGAACTTGAAATTCTATGTGTATAATCGCATCACGGCCTACAAAAGGGAAATTCAACGTAAATAG
- the LOC125717126 gene encoding uncharacterized protein LOC125717126 isoform X7, with protein MPPRISPLKDAIHYVVSKTDKTWKLDVKYINAEKGRGIFAKGLICKGDFVVEYRGEMINNAESQRRRKLYHPSCTAFMFAFKWRGKMYCIDASKEDGSFGRLVNDDHRHPNCRMKKIDVNGNPHLCLFALNDINEGEEISYDYGGDDCPWRKQTTSITANAMGPDDSRPSLLSKTPIYDATEPNNTPQQILSFANAMGPNDSRPSLLSKTPIYDATEPNNTPQQILSFANAMGPNDSRPSLLSKTPIYDATEPNNTPQQILSFANAMGPDDSRPSLLSKTPIYDATGPNNTPQQILSFANAMGPDDSRPSLLSKTPIYDATGPNNTPQQTTSITANAMGSDDSRPSLLSKTPIYDATEPNNTPQQIANEDEVFVPRLRRTKSIEMKDAVPDNSDELYDSTSGSNDDYIPDTTCESDSGSEYSFKQNLRTKNQSFDLLDVSGSVSSQVCDSTTPDKMTYDDHNLASEVTGAEEEPSSSQNVNDIMVVKALKKRGGNRIYNKKHYCLYCSKPYSKIARHLEGAHENKPDVAKALSFPKGSKERKKQLDYIRNRGNYAHNAAVMESGKGELVPFRRPHKEVQGKEFMHCAYCQGLFTRKVLWRHMHNCKLKPGSVTSKPGKNRVQSMCTYTGPVPSHVSKQLWGVIGAMNPDPVTDIIKNDQVIIALGQHLLNKGGPSRKNQQYVREKMREIGRLIYNASKVTTLKKLEDFINPKNYMDTVKAVKFTCGYDSETNKFLIPSLANKLGNALVKVSKLLKAQGLISNNKELVENASKSLDVHQQKWNEMISATALRNISEAKWNVPTLMPFTEDVQKMHAYLNEMQDNWYKSLYENPSVKAWIELTKVCMTQIILFNRRREGEVASMPLSAFLSRDTSDPHQDVDWALSEVERKLYRHFTRIVTRGKRGRPVPILLTPKMLCALELLAKQRGAYGVLKDNQYMFARPEAITHFRDSDCIRGFAKVCGAKCPESLTSTRLRKHAATLSTVLNMTDTEMDQLATFLGHDIRIHREFYRLPEKTLQLAKISKVLMALEQGRLAEFHGKNLDEIQIDPDEKVLDSDEEDFQEKCQADSSIIDEPSAEEILPPTERNEMPPPPSKRHKPLPLDDTSPSVVSTVRPSSKGKVTQKKRPWQQTEVQAVERHMNRFIISGIVPAKSDCERCLRAEPEALKQRNWENLKFYVYNRITAYKREIQRK; from the exons ATGCCACCACGAATCAGCCCACTTAAGGATGCCATTCATTACGTTGTTTCAAAGACTGACAAAACATGGAAATTAGATGTGAAGTACATCAATGCAGAGAAAG GCCGTGGTATATTTGCAAAGGGTTTGATTtgcaaaggagattttgttgtTGAATATAGGGGAGAAATGATAAATAATGCGGAATCCCAGAGAAGAAGAAAACTTTACCACCCATCATGTACTGCATTTATGTTTGCGTTCAAGTGGAGAGGGAAAATGTATTG TATTGATGCCTCTAAAGAAGATGGATCCTTTGGGCGGCTAGTTAATGATGACCACAGGCATCCAAACTGTAGGATGAAAAAAATTGATGTGAATGGAAACCCGCACCTTTGTCTGTTTGCACTAAATGACATtaatgaaggagaagagatttccTATGACTATGGAGGTGACGACTGCCCATGGAGAAAACAA ACGACCAGCATTACAGCTAATGCCATGGGGCCGGACGACTCTCGACCTTCCCTCCTCTCAAAGACTCCGATATATGATGCTACTGAACCAAACAACACACCTCAACAG attttgtcttttgctaatgccatggggccgaacgactctcgaccttccctcctctcaaagactccgatatatgatgctactgaaccaaacaacacacctcaacag attttgtcttttgctaatgccatggggccgaacgactctcgaccttccctcctctcaaagactccgatatatgatgctactgaaccaaacaacacacctcaacag attttgtcttttgctaatgccatggggccggacgactctcgaccttccctcctctcaaagactccgatatatgatgctactggaccaaacaacacacctcaacag attttgtcttttgctaatgccatggggccggacgactctcgaccttccctcctctcaaagactccgatatatgatgctactggaccaaacaacacacctcaacag ACGACCAGCATTACAGCTAATGCCATGGGGTCGGACGACTCTCGACCTTCCCTCCTCTCAAAGACTCCGATATATGATGCTACTGAACCAAACAACACACCTCAACAG ATTGCCAATGAAgatgaggtttttgtaccaagaCTCAGACGGACTAAAAGTATTGAA aTGAAAGACGCTGTTCCTGACAATTCTGATGAACTTTATGATTCCACATCAGGGAGTAATGATGATTATATTCCAGATACCACTTGTGAAAGTGACAGTGGAAGTGAATACAGCTTTAAACAAAACCTAAGGACCAAGAATCAGTCTTTTGATTTGCTTGATGTCTCTGGTTCAGTGAGTTCCCAAGTCTGTGACTCGACAACCCCAGACAAAATGACTTATGATGACCACAACCTTGCATCTGAAGTCACTGGAGCAGAAGAAGAACCCTCTTCAAGTCAGAATGTAAATGACATCATGGTTGTTAaggcattaaaaaaaagagGAGGGAATAGAATTTACAACAAGAAACACTATTGCTTGTATTGCTCTAAACCATATTCTAAGATCGCAAGGCATCTAGAAGGTGCACATGAAAATAAACCTGATGTAGCTAAAGCTCTAAGCTTTCCAAAGGGTTCCAAGGAGAGGAAAAAACAGCTAGATTATATTCGTAACAGAGGAAATTATGCTCACAATGCTGCTGTAATGGAGTCAGGAAAGGGGGAACTAGTGCCATTTAGGCGACCTCATAAAGAAGTGCAGGGAAAGGAATTCATGCACTGTGCATATTGTCAAGGTCTTTTTACAAGAAAGGTTCTTTGGCGGCATATGCATAATTGTAAACTTAAACCCGGATCAGTCACCTCCAAACCAGGAAAGAACCGTGTTCAGTCCATGTGTACATACACAGGGCCTGTGCCTTCACACGTAAGTAAACAACTGTGGGGAGTAATCGGTGCCATGAATCCTGACCCAGTCACAGATATAATCAAAAATGACCAAGTCATTATTGCTCTTGGACAGCACTTGTTAAACAAAGGTGGACCATCACGCAAGAATCAACAGTATGTTCGAGAGAAGATGAGAGAAATCGGAAGGCTGATTTACAATGCCAGCAAAGTGACCACCTTAAAAAAATTGGAAGATTTCATAAATCCAAAGAACTACATGGACACTGTCAAAGCTGTCAAGTTTACATGTGGGTATGACAGTGAAACAAACAAGTTCTTAATTCCATCACTGGCAAACAAACTTGGAAATGCCTTGGTTAAAGTAAGTAAACTTTTAAAAGCTCAGGGTTTAATCTCAAACAACAAAGAGCTTGTTGAGAATGCCAGTAAGTCTCTAGATGTCCATCAGCAAAAGTGGAATGAGATGATCTCAGCTACTGCATTGAGGAACATCAGTGAAGCAAAGTGGAATGTGCCCACTCTCATGCCCTTTACTGAAGATGTCCAAAAAATGCATGCATATCTCAATGAAATGCAGGATAACTGGTACAAATCGCTCTATGAAAATCCCTCTGTAAAAGCCTGGATTGAGCTTACAAAGGTGTGTATGACCCAGATCATTCTCTTTAACCGGCGCAGGGAAGGAGAGGTGGCAAGCATGCCCTTATCTGCATTTTTATCGAGAGACACCTCTGATCCACATCAGGATGTGGACTGGGCTCTGTCTGAAGTGGAAAGAAAACTTTACAGACACTTTACACGGATTGTCACCAGGGGGAAACGTGGTCGCCCAGTTCCAATTCTATTGACTCCAAAAATGCTGTGTGCATTAGAACTCCTTGCTAAGCAGAGAGGGGCCTATGGGGTACTAAAGGACAATCAGTATATGTTTGCGAGACCAGAAGCTATCACACATTTCCGAGATTCTGATTGCATCCGTGGATTTGCCAAGGTGTGTGGTGCAAAATGTCCTGAATCACTGACATCTACCAGACTGCGAAAGCATGCTGCAACCCTTTCAACTGTGCTGAacatgacagacacagagatggACCAGCTGGCCACCTTTCTTGGACATGACATTAGAATCCATCGTGAGTTCTATCGACTCCCTGAGAAAACCCTGCAACTTGCAAAGATCAGCAAAGTTCTAATGGCACTCGAGCAGGGAAGATTAGCTGAGTTTCATGgcaagaacttggatgaaattCAGATAGATCCAGATG AAAAAGTTCTGGACAGTGATGAGGAAGACTTCCAGGAGAAATGTCAGGCAGATTCATCAATTATAGATG AACCATCAGCAGAGGAGATACTTCCTCCTACCGAAAGGAATGAAATGCCGCCACCACCGTCCAAGAGACATAAACCACTACCATTAGATGATACATCACCGTCAGTAGTCAGTACTGTGAGGCCTTCATCCAAAG GTAAAGTGACCCAAAAGAAGAGACCCTGGCAGCAGACAGAGGTGCAGGCAGTGGAGAGGCACATGAATCGGTTCATCATATCTGGTATTGTGCCAGCAAAGAGCGATTGCGAGAGGTGTTTAAGAGCGGAACCAGAAGCTCTTAAGCAAAGAAACTGGGAGAACTTGAAATTCTATGTGTATAATCGCATCACGGCCTACAAAAGGGAAATTCAACGTAAATAG